One Luoshenia tenuis DNA window includes the following coding sequences:
- the wecB gene encoding non-hydrolyzing UDP-N-acetylglucosamine 2-epimerase, with the protein MPKKKVLLIFGTRPEAIKMCPLVTELRRRPSLEVVVCVTGQHRQMLDQVLGAFGIVPEYDLNIMQDNQSLFDVTQRILSSMQAVLDAEKPDVVLVHGDTTTAFGTALCCYYCQIAVGHVEAGLRTYKIYSPFPEEFNRQAIGLVAGYHFAPTETARDNLLREGKDPGQIFVTGNTAIDALKDTVREDYTHSELEWAAGSRLILITAHRRENMGEPMEQMFRAIRRCIEENPDVKALYPIHMNPKVRQTAQHILGGCENIHIIEPLDVLDFHNIMARSYLILTDSGGIQEEAPALGKPVLVMREETERPEGIAAGTLKLVGVREQPIYDACTLLLNDPEAYRQMSRASNPYGDGYACRRIADVLEGRKIQ; encoded by the coding sequence ATGCCAAAGAAAAAAGTATTGCTTATCTTCGGGACGAGGCCGGAGGCCATCAAAATGTGCCCGCTGGTCACAGAACTGCGCCGCAGGCCGTCGCTGGAGGTCGTAGTGTGCGTCACCGGGCAGCACCGGCAGATGCTGGACCAGGTGCTGGGGGCGTTTGGCATTGTGCCGGAGTACGACCTGAATATCATGCAGGATAACCAGAGCCTGTTTGACGTGACGCAGCGCATCCTTTCCAGCATGCAGGCGGTACTGGACGCCGAAAAGCCGGATGTGGTGCTGGTGCATGGCGATACGACGACCGCATTTGGCACGGCGCTTTGCTGCTATTACTGCCAAATCGCCGTTGGACACGTGGAGGCGGGGTTAAGGACGTATAAGATCTATTCGCCCTTTCCGGAGGAGTTTAACCGCCAGGCCATAGGGCTTGTGGCCGGCTATCATTTTGCGCCCACTGAAACCGCGCGGGACAACCTGCTGCGGGAGGGGAAGGACCCCGGGCAGATCTTTGTGACGGGGAATACGGCCATCGACGCGCTTAAGGACACCGTGCGGGAAGATTATACCCACTCGGAGCTTGAGTGGGCCGCGGGCAGCAGGTTGATCCTGATCACGGCCCACCGCAGGGAGAATATGGGGGAGCCGATGGAGCAGATGTTCCGCGCGATCCGGCGCTGTATTGAGGAAAACCCGGATGTGAAGGCCCTTTATCCGATCCATATGAACCCGAAGGTGCGTCAAACGGCCCAGCATATTTTGGGCGGGTGCGAGAATATCCATATCATTGAGCCGTTGGATGTTTTGGATTTCCACAATATCATGGCCAGAAGCTACCTGATATTGACGGACAGCGGCGGCATACAGGAGGAGGCCCCGGCCCTGGGCAAGCCCGTGCTGGTGATGCGGGAGGAGACCGAAAGGCCAGAGGGTATCGCGGCCGGTACGCTCAAACTGGTAGGGGTCCGGGAGCAGCCCATCTACGATGCCTGCACGCTGCTATTAAACGATCCGGAGGCCTACCGGCAGATGAGCCGGGCATCTAACCCCTATGGCGATGGATACGCCTGCCGGCGCATAGCCGATGTGCTGGAGGGACGCAAAATACAGTAA
- a CDS encoding CotH kinase family protein — MKKIMCGLLACVALMGAVTAANLLSEPGQSSVSAAQNAQSTAQEQRQPGELPVLRIDTQGERIYKESTTWADVSIEEQSGGKNAFETLATVKLRGNSSYYIFDKRQYRLKLYKSQTNDRDYGLFGMGEHSEWVLYGPFLDRSLVRNKLVYDLSREMMDWAPDSRYCEVYVNGEYQGVYLAVEPVTNGKARLNLYEFGLLTGETAYVLKRDRSGTEENVIDDYGTREGKTDNELSVVYPSASKLTQNQMSWIEKDISTFEQNLYSDGFKDAARGYAAYIDVDSFVDYYLINELAMIPDATHLSTYIYKNIGGKLKLAVWDFNNGFDNYPWTDYDTDRFFVADGNWYDRLLQDRAFVDKIVARYRELRQGQWSDEELLARIDGYVEALGDAPQRNFEVWGYTFEEDLLSKDEQGNSRDPESFEDAVSDLKACLQERTAFLDANIDQLYTYCVDE, encoded by the coding sequence TTGAAAAAGATAATGTGCGGCCTGTTGGCGTGCGTTGCCCTGATGGGAGCGGTCACGGCGGCGAATCTGCTGTCTGAGCCGGGGCAATCCTCCGTTAGCGCGGCACAAAATGCGCAGAGCACTGCGCAGGAGCAGCGCCAGCCCGGCGAGCTGCCGGTATTGCGTATCGATACCCAGGGCGAGCGCATTTATAAGGAGAGCACCACCTGGGCCGATGTCAGTATTGAGGAGCAAAGCGGCGGGAAAAACGCGTTTGAAACGCTGGCCACGGTCAAGCTCCGCGGGAATTCTTCTTACTACATCTTTGATAAGCGCCAGTACCGGCTCAAGCTTTATAAAAGCCAGACCAATGACCGGGATTACGGCCTTTTCGGGATGGGTGAACACAGCGAGTGGGTGCTTTACGGCCCCTTTTTGGATCGCTCGCTGGTGCGCAACAAGCTGGTCTACGACCTGTCACGGGAGATGATGGACTGGGCGCCGGATTCGCGGTATTGCGAGGTATATGTCAACGGCGAGTACCAGGGCGTTTACCTGGCTGTAGAGCCGGTGACCAATGGGAAGGCGCGGCTGAATCTCTACGAGTTTGGGCTGCTCACTGGCGAAACGGCCTATGTGCTCAAGCGGGACAGGAGCGGTACTGAGGAGAACGTGATCGACGATTACGGAACCAGAGAGGGTAAGACCGATAACGAACTGAGCGTGGTCTACCCTTCCGCGTCCAAATTGACGCAGAACCAGATGAGCTGGATCGAAAAAGATATCAGCACCTTTGAACAAAATTTGTATTCCGATGGATTTAAGGACGCTGCCAGGGGCTATGCTGCTTATATCGACGTGGATTCGTTTGTGGATTATTACCTGATCAACGAGCTGGCCATGATCCCAGACGCGACCCACCTTTCCACCTACATCTACAAGAACATTGGCGGAAAGCTCAAGTTAGCCGTGTGGGATTTTAACAACGGGTTTGACAATTACCCCTGGACGGATTATGATACGGACCGCTTTTTTGTGGCGGATGGCAACTGGTACGACCGCTTGCTGCAGGACCGCGCTTTTGTAGATAAGATCGTGGCGCGCTACCGGGAGCTGCGCCAGGGCCAGTGGTCCGATGAAGAACTGCTTGCCAGGATCGATGGATATGTGGAAGCCCTTGGCGACGCGCCCCAGCGCAATTTTGAGGTGTGGGGCTATACGTTTGAGGAAGACCTGCTCTCAAAAGACGAGCAGGGCAACAGCCGGGACCCTGAAAGCTTTGAAGATGCGGTGAGCGATCTTAAAGCATGCCTGCAGGAGCGTACCGCCTTTCTGGATGCGAATATCGACCAGCTGTACACCTACTGCGTGGATGAATAA